From Osmerus eperlanus chromosome 16, fOsmEpe2.1, whole genome shotgun sequence:
TTGGTCCTCTTCACAACCTCCTCTAGGAACTCAGGTAGGATCTGGCTCTGGACGAAGACTCTGGTTCCGTTGCTACACACCTGCAAGGGACAAAGTAGGAATATAACCTAAAAGATTGGTTTTCCTCCTACCCAAATGTCCACTTGCTTCATAAAGTTCAAGTGATATGGAAGTTGGTCTCATAAGTTTTGAATGTCAGGGTCTTACAAATTCCCTGCATGTGCTCAAGACATGTTTTTTAGAtcaattaaaacacattcagacCAGCCACCGGGCTGTAAAGTTTCAATCATCACACCCACCTGTCCTTGGGACAGGAAGTTAGCCATGAGAGCCCCTTTCACTGCATTGTACAGGTCGCTGTCTTCAAAGATGACCAGTGGAGACTTCCCACCCAGCTCCAGAGTCACTGGCTTCACACCTTTGGATGCCATCGCCATAATCTGTGGGTCAGGACAGACTTCATATGAAAATCTGATGTTGTGCCACCAAATCCAGGGCTCAGTGTGAGGGTAATATTATTTCTATAGTACTTTACCTTCTTGCCTGTGGGCACACTACCAGTAAAGGATATCTTTGCCACAGTGGGGTGGTGACAGAGAAGGGTGCCCGTCTCCTGGCCGCCCTGCACTACATTGAACAGCCCCTCTGGTGCCCCGGCCTTGGCATAGATCTCAGCCAGCATCACAGCTGTAACCGGTGTCACCGGGGAGGGTTTAAACACCATGGAGTTCCCTGGAGGAACGAGACACGGCAATGAGGAAGTGGGTCAGCAGTCTTTTTATATTACAGTTGTCTATAGTCGATAATTAAAACAGTTATAACTTTGTATACACATAGtagttatactgtatataaacatTTGCAAATATAACTACAAGGAGAGTTTTGTACCACAGGCCAGAGCTGGGGCGGACTTCCAAGCTGCTATCTGGAAGGGGTAGTTCCAAGCACCAATCCCAACACAGACCCCCAAAGGCTCCCTCCGTGTGTAGGCGAAAGAACCCCCTGGTAGCTGCACATGCTGACCTTGAGGAAAAACACAAAGTGAGGACCACCATCATCACAATCTTCAGGCGGAACACTAAACAGCCTCATTAAGGTAAGTGTACCGTACCTATAGACCTATAGACCTGTAAACTTTAACATGTTACACAGCCTCTGAAGTAAAGATGTAAAATTATGACAAACCCAGATTCATGCAACAGTCAAATAATCTCCCCTTTCAACTTCCCCAATGTCAACCCTATATTTCCCAGTGGATGTAGGATGAGCTTGCTAACCTGCCAGAGTGCTGGCCACCCCTGCATAGTACTCTATACACAGCCTGGCAGAGTCCACATCCAGACGGGCTTCTGTGATGGACTTCCCGTTGTTTACAACCTCCATCTCTGCTATCTCCTCACGCTTATCCTGCCACAAAATAACACAGCACGTCAGAAAGTGTTGCGCTTCCTGTAGACTCTACGTCTTGGCATTGTGGATGTACTAACTGTCTGGGTGGCGTACCTCGATGATGTGAGCAGCCTTAATCATGACTcgtgatctctccatccctgACATTCGGCTCCACTCCTGGAAGGCAGACTGGGCGTTCTTCACAGCCTGGTCCACCTCCACTGCACCACAAGGCTCCAGTTCACATAGGACCCTCCCTGCAAGCACGGTACAGTTCAATGACAGTGGAACAAAGTAGGGTCTGCTAGTGAAAACACATGCCTCCATTTTATAAGGGGATATGCCACATTTCCTCCCTGACAGTATTACATTCATTGGTTCATCAATCCTTCAAATATGATTTGCTGAAAGTTATGACTGGTTTGAAGTACATTATTTTAGATCATGACAATTAAAAGCCAtagtcagacaggaagtaacTTCCGACCAAAGTCTAATTATGTGAAAAAAATTGCAATCAATTTCTGCAGTCAATTGTTAAACTTTAGACTACCAGTGGCAGGCTCGTAAACTCGTGTAGTGTTCGATGCATCCCTGATCCTCACGCGGTCTCCACACCAAAAGTTGAGAGGAACTGTTATGTCGAAGGTCCCCGTTGAAGCATATTGTCTCACCGCAGAATTAAGAGCACCGGGTTTGAGCTTCCGACATTTAATAAATCTTAGATACATTACTTCAGCCCCTGCAACATAAAAGTAGATAATACATTCACGTAAACATCCAACTTGACTCATCGACATGTTATGAAGGTAAACTTCAGCAAAGATCCAACAACCATACGCCTCGAAAAGCAAAAAAACTTGCATTTGGTGGGCCACTGCATGGCACAACAGTCTTTTATCAATTAAACTTACTCTTAGGACGTTTTTTAAAGCCGATGTACGTCTTGATATCACTAGTTTCACAAACTGTCAATTTGCAATGTAGCCAACTAGCCATAATAGTAGGCGTCTTACGTAAACTACGACACTCACTGGCTACAAGCGATTGGTTGTTTGCGCGATCATACAAAGAGGACATGGGTTAAttttgttgtaaaaaaaaaaaatatctacGGATTATTTCGGCCATTAAAAAAATGTTGTACATAAAAAATATCATTAATCCAtttacaaaaaaagaaacaaaatcgGATGCGAAAAAATAGGCTAATGATGTAGCGTTATAGATGGGAGGAGCAACGTGTTAACACCATCCCTTGCCTGACTTGTTAGGCATATTGCAAGCATGGCCGGGGACAGTGAAACACATCTAAGGGACCACGGCGAAAATGAAAATATTGTTCGACAACCTTTCCTTATCGGTGTGGCCGGGGGCACTGCCAGTGGCAAGGTTAGCGGAAGgacactttttttaaatgatctaTAATTTCATTACAGCTTTAGTGAAGGAATTTTGGGAGTCGCTCATGAGCTCATCGACCGCGTGGCTCATGTCAAACTTACTTAGCGGCTTGAGTGACATCCACTCTACCATCTGTTAGCTAAGCCGCCATCAATTTAAATCTTTACACATCATTGCATTTTTAGCTTGTCATCAGAATATTAATAGGATCTAGATCAGATTGCGTCTTTAATTTCCGTTTTGAGGTGctagcatcacaggcaggaaAAATACAGGAGACAAAGACGTAATGTATGTGATAAGGTTAGGTAGCTGGCTACCACCTTAGCATAAGAATATACATTGTGTCGGTCGGTAGGCTGATACTGAGCAATCATTTCAGTTGTATTCGTCTGCTTGATGCGCAGTGTTGGCCCGACAATGACATACTGCCAACAAACCAAGTGTAAGTTACAGTATAAACCAAGAATAAGAACATGTTGTAATTAGCAACAAACGCTTTTTGGGGGAGTAATTAATGTTGTATGAAATGGGGTTGATATCTGTATAGAATGATATTAATGTGGGTTGCTAGCCAGAGCCCTCGACAGCAGTTCCTTTGTTTAAATTTCCTCAGGATAAGCCGATTTATTATCAAAAGGAACCTCTTAAATGTCAGCAACAATTATTTCATCAGAGTGGTCAAGACGTATGTTCTACTTAAGAAATGATTTCGAATACAATCGGATTTTGATCAATTATTTCACTGTTGATCGATAATTCAACGAGAGCACAGCCATAGCGTCAAACTAGTTACTGAGTCAGTTTATTCCAGCACACAGCCAATGAATAATCTCATGACGTAGACAAACAAATGGTTCTTTGGTGCGCACGTTTGGGATCCCGGTGTTGCCCGAATGGGAGGAGTTTCCACTCTTGCTGCCACGCGCATTCCTCTAATGTCGTTCTGCAGGTCGTATAGATTTTTAAAGCGATTCGGAGTAAAGAGAGTACATGGCTGCTAACGAATTACaactattgtattttttttgtattttttgtatttatattgtatttattGGCTGGGTTTACTCTTCCAGTCTGCTGCAGTTTGATAACAAATTTGAAGCAGTGATTGGAGCAGTGATTCTGCAAAAAATACCTTCTAAAAGAGACAGTGGTGACATCCCTAACAATACATTTGATAATTTAAGTTGATCTAATATAACGTCATGTGTTCTCCCATTACCGTCCTTCCTTGATTTGACCCAGATATGAGCTAAGTTAACTGTTGGCACAGAGCCATCATCTGGCTCCCTGAAAACCCCTTACaaggcagggtgggaggggtggagaacgTTTTTTTAAATGCAAATCAGTGGTTGGTCAGGTGTTGCCAGGAAGTTAGTTAACTAGATTGCTCTCTCCCCTTGACTGCTGCAGGTATTGGATCCCTCAGTTTATGTTGAACCATACATCACTTCTGATGTAATGTCACCCCATCTAAGTGCAAGGCAATGAAAGTATAACTGAGCTGGGTATTTAGTTTTGTCCCCCATTTAGGTGCATCATTGTGTGTATGAAAATTATTCTTTCTACTTAGTAGTCCAAGGCCCTGTGTCCAAATTGAGTTGCGTGGTGATGTGGCCGCCTCTTGCCGGCATGGCGCATGCTGACACGACCTCCTGAGTGGGCGTTTCACTGACACAAAAGAACCATACAGAAGTCTGGGTACGGAGAATGTCTAGTCAGCACTGGCAAGAGACCTGGTATTCTGTGGGCGGGGTCAGTGAGGACAGagatggtgggcaggtcatCTGAGTATGTTGCTACTGCTCCAGGCTCTGCTGGTGGACAATATTATAACTTATCCAACAAAGCTCCGAACAGGAAGTGGATCTTTGACATCCTACTGCCTACATTTGCTCTAAGCATTCACAATAATGATACATGATGCACTGGAATGTTGACCAGACTGCTCTactacctgcctgtctctgtagTCGTCTGTATGTGGGAAGATCATGGAGCTGCTGGGCCAGAACAAGATCGACCGCCACCAGCGTCAGGTAGCCATCCTCAGCCAGGATAGCTTCTACAGAGAGCTCACCCCAGAGCAGAAGGCCAAGGCCCTTAAGGGCCAGTTCAACTTTGACCACCCAGGTACCCCGCCTTCACATGAACACTGTCTCTGCAGATTTAGGGGAAGCACATGCAAGGACAACCACCTGAGCTCTAGACGAGTTGTTGGTTGTATTTTATGTGTGGCATTTTCAGCCAGAGCTGCACTCAATGTGCCATTCCTAATGGAACGATCCACAATGGCTGGATACTAAGATATGCAGACACATATAGGCATGTCCCTTGTAGTAATAAATGATATTAGTACTACAGGGGACACATAACGAATGCTGTGCACTACCGCCACGTTGCGTGTATCGGTCCCACGCACGTTCTGACCGTCCATATTTGGGCGTCTCTTGGTCACCCCCCCTGGCCCCTGCTCCCTATCTGACGATCAGAAACGCCCCTAGTCAGCAAGGCCTTCCTCAGCTGCTGTGGCGCAGCGGGACAGGACCTGACAGCTGTTAGGAAACAGGAATTGTGGGTCAGAGCCCACATGTAGCTCATATCCATAGGGATGGAGCATCAACCATATAGATTTGTAttctttttaatatatataaatataatcagaatcagaattcggtttattcgccatgtatgttatacaaactcagaatttactgtggcagggaggtgcaaaacactaaacatatacagatcatATACTAATATAAATTAGTTTTCACACACTGATTCAttgatttgtctgtctgtctgatcctCAGATGCCTTTGATAATGAGCTAATCATGAAGACACTCTGGCAGATCATGCAGGGGAAGACCGTCCAGATCCCAGTGTATGACTTTGTCACCCATTCCAGGTGagcccccccccgtctccaTACAAGGCTTGGAAATATTCAGCTTGGGCAACAAGCACCTTGTACCGGTTCAGCAGGTTACTGGCTTTGTTCCTTATCCATTCAGGAGGTTTTCTCAGGATACCTCCCAACAAAAGATGGATGAGATATTCCAGACCTTGGTATTGATATTGAACAAATGGATTAAGTACAAAGCAGGTGTACGGTTGGTTGAATTACAAGGAAACTTGCTTAGGTTCAGTCAAGCTTCACACCTTTACCTAAAGGTGCCAGACAGAAAATTCTGCATATTTATTCAGTGTGGTGACCTCAATGTCTTTTCCTCTTGTTTCCATCTCACAGGAAGGATGAGTTTGTGACTGTGTACCCTGCGGACGTGGTCCTGTTTGAAGGCATCCTGATGTTCTACTCGCAGGAGATCAGGGACCTGTTCCAGATGAAGCTGTTTGTGGACACTGATGCAGACACTCGGCTCTCccgcagaggtgtgtgtgtgtctgcgtgctcaCTTGCACGCTCTTATTTCCTCGT
This genomic window contains:
- the uck2b gene encoding uridine-cytidine kinase 2-B, which produces MAGDSETHLRDHGENENIVRQPFLIGVAGGTASGKSSVCGKIMELLGQNKIDRHQRQVAILSQDSFYRELTPEQKAKALKGQFNFDHPDAFDNELIMKTLWQIMQGKTVQIPVYDFVTHSRKDEFVTVYPADVVLFEGILMFYSQEIRDLFQMKLFVDTDADTRLSRRVLRDIGERGRELEQVLTQYITFVKPAFEEFCLPTKKYADVIIPRGADNLVAINLIVQHIQDILNGGLTKRQNGCTNGHSTPRQRRTSESSSRPH
- the aldh9a1b gene encoding 4-trimethylaminobutyraldehyde dehydrogenase B produces the protein MASWLHCKLTVCETSDIKTYIGFKKRPKRAEVMYLRFIKCRKLKPGALNSAVRQYASTGTFDITVPLNFWCGDRVRIRDASNTTRVYEPATGRVLCELEPCGAVEVDQAVKNAQSAFQEWSRMSGMERSRVMIKAAHIIEDKREEIAEMEVVNNGKSITEARLDVDSARLCIEYYAGVASTLAGQHVQLPGGSFAYTRREPLGVCVGIGAWNYPFQIAAWKSAPALACGNSMVFKPSPVTPVTAVMLAEIYAKAGAPEGLFNVVQGGQETGTLLCHHPTVAKISFTGSVPTGKKIMAMASKGVKPVTLELGGKSPLVIFEDSDLYNAVKGALMANFLSQGQVCSNGTRVFVQSQILPEFLEEVVKRTKAIEIGDPLLESTRMGALVNRPHLDRVLGFVDQARKEGATVLCGGEPFVPADPKLRGGYFMTPCVLGGCRDEMTCVKEEIFGPVMSVLSFETEEEVLQRANDTTLGLAAGVFTRDVSRAHRVVEHLNAGTCFINNYNITPVEVPFGGYKMSGIGRENGQVTIEFYSQLKTVFVEMSDVDSLF